One window from the genome of Commensalibacter oyaizuii encodes:
- a CDS encoding nitrite/sulfite reductase, translated as MNNHPTSSPTSLAVGRYNYDQLDHNFLKERINQFRSQIQRRLSGELSEDEFKPLRLMNGVYLQLHSYMLRVAIPYGILSSTMLRGLAYVSQYYDRGYGHFTTRQNIQFHWTKLEEVPDILTHLASVEMHALQTSGNCIRNITSDEFAGLAEDEILDPRIYAEVMRQWSTLHPEFTFLPRKFKIAISGSSNDRVAACFYDIGILTRLNEQNKPVFEVWVGGGLGRIPYQGKVIRDDLPPEHLLAYIEAIIRVYNLHGIRNNLYKARIKILVENLGIDAYREQVEKEFASMDLDQYRLSDDIMSQIQKRFGRPTLADYPNASATLENQRKQDKAFDRWVKNNTHPHFHKDYIAAVIALKEVGKTPGDITTEQMYALADLADQFAFGEIRVTHLQNVVLGHIRKDQLYALWQELKKYKLATPNIGLITDIVCCPGMDYCALANARSIPVAKQIAALFEDIELQEKIGPINIGVDGCINSCAHHHIMNIGVLGVDKKGEEFYQIKLGGSSYKEGASIGSILGASVTADEAIAAVKKLIDFYLEQRQDNEHFIDTYRRLGTAPFKEIVYATA; from the coding sequence ATGAATAATCATCCTACATCCTCCCCTACCTCTTTGGCTGTTGGTCGTTATAACTATGATCAACTGGATCACAATTTTCTAAAAGAACGTATCAATCAATTTCGTTCCCAAATCCAACGCCGTCTTAGTGGTGAACTATCTGAAGATGAATTTAAGCCCTTACGTTTGATGAACGGGGTTTATTTGCAATTGCATTCCTATATGTTACGAGTAGCCATCCCTTACGGAATTTTATCGTCGACCATGTTACGGGGATTGGCGTATGTTTCGCAATATTACGATCGTGGGTATGGACATTTTACAACCCGTCAAAATATACAATTCCATTGGACCAAGTTAGAAGAAGTTCCTGATATCCTAACCCATCTGGCATCTGTTGAAATGCATGCTTTACAAACCAGTGGAAACTGTATTCGTAACATTACTAGCGATGAATTTGCAGGTTTGGCCGAAGACGAAATTTTAGATCCACGCATCTATGCTGAAGTCATGCGTCAGTGGTCAACCTTGCATCCTGAATTCACATTCTTACCACGTAAATTTAAAATCGCCATCAGTGGATCATCTAACGATCGCGTTGCCGCCTGTTTTTATGATATCGGTATTTTAACACGCCTAAATGAACAAAACAAACCTGTATTTGAAGTATGGGTAGGCGGTGGGTTAGGGCGAATCCCCTATCAAGGCAAAGTCATTCGTGATGATTTGCCCCCAGAACATTTACTTGCCTATATCGAAGCAATCATTCGCGTATATAATCTGCATGGTATCCGCAATAATTTGTACAAAGCACGTATTAAAATCCTAGTTGAAAATTTAGGAATTGATGCCTATCGTGAGCAAGTAGAAAAAGAATTCGCTAGTATGGATTTGGATCAATATCGTCTGTCTGATGATATTATGAGCCAGATTCAAAAACGCTTTGGCCGTCCCACCTTAGCAGATTACCCCAATGCCTCTGCAACGTTAGAAAATCAACGTAAGCAAGATAAAGCATTTGATCGTTGGGTTAAAAATAATACACATCCTCATTTCCACAAAGATTATATTGCGGCTGTTATCGCCCTTAAAGAAGTGGGTAAAACCCCAGGGGATATAACTACGGAACAAATGTATGCTTTGGCTGATCTAGCTGATCAATTTGCTTTTGGCGAAATCCGCGTCACCCATCTACAAAACGTTGTTTTGGGACATATTCGTAAAGATCAGCTTTACGCTTTATGGCAAGAACTAAAAAAATACAAACTGGCCACACCAAATATTGGATTAATTACAGATATTGTATGCTGTCCTGGAATGGATTATTGTGCTTTGGCCAACGCACGTTCTATTCCTGTTGCTAAACAAATTGCTGCCTTATTTGAAGACATCGAACTACAAGAAAAAATTGGCCCTATTAATATCGGTGTCGATGGTTGTATTAATTCATGCGCGCATCATCATATTATGAATATCGGCGTGCTAGGTGTTGATAAAAAAGGCGAAGAATTCTATCAAATTAAATTAGGCGGTTCTTCCTATAAAGAAGGGGCATCTATTGGATCAATTTTAGGTGCATCCGTTACAGCAGACGAAGCAATCGCCGCCGTTAAAAAGCTGATTGACTTTTATTTAGAACAACGTCAAGACAACGAACATTTTATTGATACCTATCGTCGCCTTGGCACCGCCCCCTTTAAGGAGATCGTTTATGCCACTGCTTAA
- a CDS encoding DUF2849 domain-containing protein: MAPTNKNANAEGSFVLTANRFSDGRVVWFTPQGYWSVILEEAEIFPSKEALDLAQEIASKDVATQYIVDLYSVELNSNRIPRTTREQIRAFGPSTHPEFNPRSIQETTLNE, from the coding sequence GTGGCCCCCACGAATAAAAATGCAAATGCAGAAGGAAGTTTTGTGCTAACCGCAAATCGCTTTTCTGATGGGCGCGTTGTTTGGTTTACCCCCCAGGGATACTGGAGCGTTATCCTTGAAGAGGCAGAAATCTTCCCTTCGAAAGAGGCTCTTGACTTGGCACAAGAAATTGCCAGCAAAGATGTTGCAACACAATATATTGTTGATCTCTATTCCGTAGAATTGAATTCAAATCGCATTCCACGCACAACCCGCGAACAGATACGTGCTTTTGGCCCAAGCACCCATCCCGAATTTAATCCCCGCTCTATACAAGAAACAACACTCAATGAATAA
- a CDS encoding universal stress protein produces MLHIKKILIPIQGTSLSHSTLTTAYLLSQSYDAHLAVLHVHPDKKDIIPLTGEGLSGTMIEEVMNIAEHESIKRLKFTRKIFDDFIDAHGIEQTSLAPSDEMNGKITASFTTLTGRENSIITYCSRLSDITVLSHPNSDEHVSSSEILHTLLFESGRPVVIAPKENPTSVAKRICIAWNGSAESAAALHASLRWIHSAEKVGILYSADYEDQGNTINDVSDYLKFYGIDVDLLKFNADKNTGENMLATCTDYGCDLLCMGAYSHPRWKQLILGGVTSYMLEHANLAVLMYR; encoded by the coding sequence ATGCTTCATATCAAAAAAATATTAATTCCCATCCAAGGTACTTCCTTATCCCACTCAACCTTAACGACAGCATACTTATTATCACAAAGCTATGATGCACATTTGGCTGTTTTACACGTTCATCCAGATAAAAAGGACATTATACCCTTAACGGGAGAAGGGCTATCTGGAACAATGATAGAAGAGGTCATGAATATCGCAGAACACGAAAGCATAAAACGACTAAAATTCACTCGTAAAATTTTTGATGATTTCATTGATGCACACGGCATAGAGCAAACCTCCTTGGCTCCTAGCGATGAAATGAATGGAAAAATAACTGCAAGTTTTACAACATTGACGGGTCGTGAAAACAGCATCATTACCTATTGCTCCCGTTTGTCAGATATTACCGTTCTTTCTCATCCAAACTCGGACGAACATGTGTCCTCTTCTGAAATATTACACACATTACTTTTCGAAAGCGGTCGTCCAGTTGTTATCGCCCCCAAAGAAAACCCAACCAGTGTTGCGAAAAGAATCTGTATTGCTTGGAATGGCAGCGCTGAATCAGCAGCGGCCTTGCACGCCAGCCTAAGATGGATTCATTCTGCTGAAAAGGTTGGGATTTTATATAGTGCTGATTACGAAGATCAGGGTAATACAATTAACGATGTTTCAGATTATCTTAAATTCTATGGTATTGATGTTGATTTATTAAAATTTAATGCCGACAAAAACACGGGCGAAAATATGTTAGCCACCTGCACAGACTATGGTTGTGATCTGCTATGTATGGGGGCGTATTCCCACCCACGCTGGAAACAACTGATTCTTGGTGGGGTTACCAGCTATATGCTAGAGCATGCCAATTTGGCTGTTTTAATGTATCGTTGA